The proteins below come from a single Vibrio natriegens NBRC 15636 = ATCC 14048 = DSM 759 genomic window:
- a CDS encoding DUF2065 domain-containing protein, with product MSESIWLAVGLVLIVEGIGPLVAPNGWRNMVAQLSEQPNNQLRRIGGCLVVAGAVIAIMMS from the coding sequence ATGTCTGAGTCGATATGGCTGGCTGTAGGGCTAGTATTAATTGTTGAAGGGATTGGTCCGCTGGTAGCGCCGAATGGCTGGCGAAATATGGTCGCCCAACTCAGTGAGCAACCCAATAATCAGCTGCGTCGTATTGGCGGCTGTCTGGTCGTTGCTGGTGCTGTCATTGCTATCATGATGAGTTAA